The segment GGCCCGGGTCTTCGATATTGGGCAGCGGATGCACCTCGGCTCCCGACGCCGCAAGGACAGGCGCGATACCCCTGCCCGCGGGGTTTCTGTCAAACCCTCCGCCGCCAAAGGCCCTGTCGTACGTCACGGGCATCTCGGTGAAAGGCTCGGGGTCACTTATCGCGAAGCCCACCCCGGCGGCCTTTTTCCAGTAGCGGTTGCCGAACACGTAGAGGGTCTTCTCCATGGGACCGAGTCTCACGCTCACCCGGGACGCACCCCGGGGTTTGCCGTCGGGTGCAAAGCACCTGCCCCAGACAAGCATCTCCCCCTTCGGTTTCGGCATGGCCATGTCGAGGATGGCGTCCTTGCCGAGCTCCCCCTGGACGAAGGGCCACATCTCCTGCTCCTTCAGGGGGTTTGACGGGTCCATGAAGGCGAAAAAGGTCATCACCGTCACGGCAAGGTAATACCTGTCGCCGAGGCCGAAATAGTTGAGAAGAAGAGAATGTTCCGATTCCTTGATGACCTTCATATCAAACCTGTATAATTTGCAGGGCCTCCTCGGTAGCGATCCCGGCGTCCCTGAGCTGTGTGCCTGCGGTCCTCAACGTCTCCCCGGCGTTGTTGACCCCGATGCCCGCGTTCGTTATCTTCGCCCCAGCGATCTTGGTCTCGTTGCCGACGCCGCGCAGGTTCCCGATGGTGTTGTCCATCTTTGTCGCCACCGCGTCGATCCTCTGGGCGTTTGCCTCCGTTCTCGTCGCCGTCGTCTTGACGCTGTTCGCTATGACCTCTGTCCTCTGTGCGAGAGTGTTGACCCTCATGGCCGTGTTCTGCATGCGCTGTCCGACGACCTGGTTCACCTGACCTTCTATCCTCGTTGCCTCGCCGGCGAAGCGCTGCTTGCTCGCGCGGGCAACAGTCATGCTGGCGTAGGTCTTCCAGTTCCCCGGGGTGACGTTCACGTGGAAGTTCCTGAAATT is part of the Syntrophorhabdus sp. genome and harbors:
- a CDS encoding DUF2169 domain-containing protein, encoding MKVIKESEHSLLLNYFGLGDRYYLAVTVMTFFAFMDPSNPLKEQEMWPFVQGELGKDAILDMAMPKPKGEMLVWGRCFAPDGKPRGASRVSVRLGPMEKTLYVFGNRYWKKAAGVGFAISDPEPFTEMPVTYDRAFGGGGFDRNPAGRGIAPVLAASGAEVHPLPNIEDPGRLVGSISDRPDPAGFGPLDYTWPQRAKKLGTYDNRWFQERWPFYPDDMNWTYFNAAPEDQQMDEFFRGTETFVVTGMHPKMPVIESRLPALRHRLFVNQLSDVNKPDGETVFKEVLTHIDTVWL